CTTTCTATCGGACCTTCGATCGTGCTAGGGGCCATTGCATTGAACGGTATGGAACAATGTAAATCGTAGGGCGACGATTCCTAAGAAATGGACAGGAGCGACCTCCGTCTCATCAATCTCTTGGTACACGATCCAAGGGCCACCTATAGGGACCTGGCGGACGAGCTCGAGGTCTCTGTGCAGGCGGTACATCGTCGCGTTCAGCAGATGATCGAGGAGAAGATAATATTGGGATTCTCAGCGACCATCTCCTCCTCCTATCTGGAGGCGGTGCCGGTGACCATCTGCGGGCGGTCCCATCGCCGTACCCGCGAGGAGACGATCAAGGCCCTGGAAGGGAGCGATCTCGTCTCCAGTGTGCTTTTTGGCAGCGGGGGCATCGTCCATGTCTATTGCACGCTGCGTCGGAGCAGCGAGCTGGACGGGCTTTTCGAGTTCGTAAGGAACGCCGCGCTCCTAAAGGACGCGTGGATCGGCTTGGAGGCCGTTCCAAGATCGGGAAAGGAACCGGCCACCATACACGATGAGCCGCTGACCCCCTTGGACAGACGCGTGATCTCCTCCCTGGTCAAGGACGGAAGGAAGGCATCGGCCGAAGTGGCGAAGGAACTGGGGGTCACGGCGGCCACGGTGAACAGGCGCTTGGACCGTTTGAACAGGATCGGGGCCATCGAATACGCGGTCGCGCTCCACCCTGGTTTCTCCGGGGATATAGTGTCGATCATCAGCATAGAACTGGTCGAGGGATCGGACCGGGGAGCTAAGATCGCGGCCATGAGGAACTCGCTGGGGGCCACGGTCGATTACTATCGGACGTTCAGCAATGTTCCGGGGATGTTCACCTGCGTCTCCTGGACCAAGACGCTGAAGGACCTGGAGATGCTCACGAACGATATTTTGAAGGACAGCGATGTGCTCAAGGCGGTGCCGGACATCATATTCACCGGTTGGTACCACTCCAATTGGAAGGATATCATGGCGATGGACGTCACCCATCCCAAAGGTCAGTAGGCCAGACGATTGTTATCGACACCTCCGGACCATCATTTTTCAACATCATGGTTGAGGAACATGATATTATTGTAATTAGGTCGCGATGGAACATCAACCGCGGTGTGAACACAGGGATATCACCCCCTTCTAGGATGGGTAGGATAGGCAGGCGAAGAACGCCTGTCGTCAGGGTGATACGTTTGGTCAAGGAAAAGATATCAGAAATAAGCGGTCGGAAGGGCATACGGGGCGTCGCATCGTTGGCCGGGCCGTTCCTGATGGTCCATGGCGTCATGCACATCATACTGCTCCTGTCCCCTCGTGAGAACGGGGGGCCGGGCAATTTCCTCACTCAGAACGGGACCTCGTGGCTACTCGATGGTCTTGGAATGGATGCTGCGAGCATCGATCTCTTTGGTACCGCATTGGTGCTGGTGGCGGCTTTGGGGCTGATCACCGGTTCGTTCGGGCTCATATGCAAGATGAGAACGGTCGTATGGAGAGATGCGGTCCTGGTGTCCAGCGTGCTATCTTTGTTCTTCATGATGGCGTTCTGGTCCGATTGGTTCGTCGCAGGCGCGGCCATAGACATCGCAGCGATCGCATTGGCGCTAAAGTACAGGCCGATGACAGGATCGGTCCCAGAGAAGGTGGCACTGTGAAAGTACTGGTGATAATGGGCAGCCCCCGGAAGGAGGGGACCGGGTCCAGGGCAGTAAAGGCGATCGAGAGCAGGCTGGCAACGCATGGGCCGGTCCAACTTGAGGTCCTGAGGCTGAAGGATGCGAACCTGGGGCAGTGCAGAGGCTGCTTCCAGTGCATTAGCAGGGGCGAGGAACTGTGTCCGATGAGAAAGGAGATCGTCGCCGTCGAGGAAATGATCGAGGCCGCGGACGGAGTGATACTGGTATCCCCCGGCTACGTGCAGAACGTCAGCGGTCTGATGAAGAACTTCATGGACCGTATCGCCTACACCAATCATCGTCCCCGCTTCTTCGGGAAGAAGGTCATGATAGTGGCGAACGGAGGGTCGGGGCTGGCGAAGACATTGGACGCGCTCCGGATAGCGATCGGAGGTCCTGAGGTCGTCAGCGAGCTGGAATACACGCAGCTCCCCTGGCCGATGCAGGAAAGATCGATAGTGAAGCGCCGGGCGGACCTCGAAAAGGCGGTCGACAAATTCTATAAGGCCCTGCAGGTCAAGGACATGAGACCCAGTTTCAACAATTACATGCGTTTCCTCTTCTTAAAGGGCGCATCGGTCGAAGCGAAGGAATGGCTGCCCGCCGATCACGAGTTCTATAGGGACCTGGACCGCTACTATTATGATGTGGACGTCGGGATGGGAATGAGGATCAAGGCGTCGTTGCTCATGCCCGTGGCGAAGTTCTTCATGAGGGGCATGGCCCCCCAAAGGGATGGTGCCGATGGCAGTGATCGATGAACCGTTCGAGCTCATCCTCGAGAGCGAGCGGGTGAGGCTGGGAAAGGTCGATCGTCCGGACGGAAAGGTATCGATCGAGGTGATGGTGCTGTTGATGCGTCCTTCATCGAGCATCGAACACTCGAGGTTACGACGAACAGCGGACACGGTGGAACGGCTTGGTGGAATGGGCATCACGATGATCTTTCTCGAAGGCGGGTGGGCAGTGGGCGAGCTGACCGTTCCATCGGGAAGGTCGGAGGAGAGCGTTTCCAAGATCAGGGACATACTATCGGTTTAAAAATTCAAGTTGGGCTGAGCTCTGAACTTCCTGCGATCCGACCAGATGGGAAGACCTTATCGGCTTGAGCGAACGATCAGATCCTTATCTGGGAGAACATGGTGTTCCTCATCACCGCGTTCCGCATCCGGTCCCGCTCGATGCCAAGCTCCTTGAGCAGGCACAGCTCCAGCATCAATCGTAGCCGCATCGTCGCCAACACCAGATCGCTTCCTTTCAGGACCATGTCATCACCGTTGCCCTCCAAATGTGTCAGATGGTTCCTGGTCCGGGTGAGCTGGAAAACGAACTTCTTCCTATCGTCCACGAACTCGTCCATGGTTTCACGAAGATCATCATAGATCTCTTTCAGCCGCTGACCGTGGGAAGGCTCATTGCTGTACTCCAACCCGTCCCTCATCCACTCCCGGTACTGCTCAGGTATGCTTTCCAGAATGACCGCCACGCGTCTCCGGTGCTCCTCCGGTTCCACTTCGAAATTGCGGTAGCGGTGACGGTGGTAGGCTTCGATGGCCTGCATGTACATCAGGAAACGGGTCGCCTGGAACAGCTCGGCGCTCTGCGAGGCGGCGAAATAGAGGTCCAGGACCTGCGTCATGTTCTCGTTGATGGCGAACCATTTGGATACCATGTTCCCCATGTCCGCCCCGATGCTGCTCAATGGCAGGAGCATGTCCTCAAGTTCCAGCGGGTTCGCCTCCCGATCGTTGGCGAAGGATGGATAGAAGACCTCCACCTTCATTTTCGAACCGTCATCGTCCGCACCTCTTCCAACGGCGCCCCAGACCCTCACCTCGTGGGTCGACCGGTGCATGAACAGCGCCATCAGATTGCGCAGCTGGCGCACCATCTCGATCCCCTGGTCAAGGCCTATTTCGTTATTGAGGTCCATGGTCAATCGGCAGGAGCCGTCGCCCTCGGACCCGATGATCAGCTTTCCGATGACACCTATGTCGCAATCAAGTGCGAGCGCCCTTGGCAGAGAAGGCGCCGGTCCAGGTTCCATCCCCTTTACCCAGTCCGTAAGATAGGAGAGATCGATGGTCAATCCTTTGAACTCGATCTCTTCCTGCGAGCCATAGTGCTTTCCGATCACCAGTACGTCAGCGCAGAGGGCGGAGCAGGTAGGGACGTCCGGCTCACCGTCATCCACGATGCGGTAGGGGTGCTCCAACCAGATGCCGCTCGATCCGATCAGGGTTATCGCCCTTCCGTCAACGGTCTCCCCGAGCACGATCTTGAAGGGTATGGCGCAGGTATCGCTCTCCCTGAGCATCCCGCCCAGGTTCAGGATGGCGCCCTTGGACGGGTCGAAGTTCATATCTCCGGTGATGACATTGTCCGGGTAGGCAGGGGTCCACCATTTTCCTTTGAGAACGAACGCTTCCTTCATGTTATCATCCTGTATGAGCCATAAGCCGTAGGTAACTGCGACCTTGGCCAACCATCGCTTCCGGTCCTAACACCATCATCGTGCAGCTATAACGTATCCGGGGTGCTAATTAATTGGTATTGCGACCCAAGAGGTCCACTTCCTTTATGTGGAGTTGTTAGAACAATATGTTCGTACAAGCGGCATAATCGATGCTATCGGGGATCATCACTGACACTCCAGGACCACCTAGGGCCGACGGAGTGAGATCACATGCCACCATTCGGATCATCATCAAGGCTCAGGTGGCAATGAGGAAATCGCCCCGTCATCATCTTTCTCATCTGTAGATCAGTGAAAAAAGAAAAAGATTTGAAAGAGGTTTGGCTCAGCCTTTGAGCAGACCGAATCTGTAGTTGGTCGGTCCGGCGTCCGAAGATATGATGATGTACACATCTTTGTATCCGGAGAAACCCGCGAGATTCTGTATGATGGTCTCGGTATCATCCGCCAGGTTCAGAACCATCATATTGTACGGCAGCGAAAAAGCACCATTTCTATACGCTGGAGCGTAGATGGTGACCGAGAAGTCGACCTCTACAGGCGGCTGCATCGATACGAAGGACAGCACATCATCACCATTATCGACGATCTCTCCATTGATGGCGATGTTGTCCACGAACCAGCCCTGCTCTGTGTAGCCCCAATCGGTCATGTACCGGAAGGCGATCAACACTTCACCGCCGACATGATCGGTCAGATCGAACGCCATGTTCCCAGAACCGGATCCGGTCAATCCAGGCAGGTTATCCGCGATGTCCGGGTGGCCATCATAGACAAGGTCATAGGTGGTATGATCGTTCTCCAGCGAGGTCCAGGTGGTTCCACCATCCGTCGATATCTGCACGAAACCGAAGTCCCAATTCTCTTCGATCGCATAGTAGGTATCGAAGGTGAGGGTCGCCTCGGTCATACCGCTCAGGTCGACCGTTCCAACGATGGAGACGTCCCTGAGGTCGCTAGCACCCGAATACCAGGCCATGCCTGAGATCCCTGGAACAGCAGGGCCGGCAGCGAGCTTCCAACCCGGTTCGTATTTATCATTGCCGTCGAACACAAAGTTGAGATCGCGCAGCTCTCCGACCCGTACTCCCTGGACCTTAAGGTAGTCAGTACCGTACGGTCCCAGCAGATAGGTTCCGGTATTGTACCCGTCCTGGGTCCAAGTGTATTGGAAGGCGTAGGACTGGGTAACGAAACCCATCCCCGGCTTGATCTTCAAGGTGGTCAGCTCTCCCGCCTGAGGGTCGTTCAGATCGATCGATACGTAATTGTACCAGCCATCACCGAAG
The DNA window shown above is from Methanomassiliicoccales archaeon and carries:
- a CDS encoding AsnC family transcriptional regulator yields the protein MDRSDLRLINLLVHDPRATYRDLADELEVSVQAVHRRVQQMIEEKIILGFSATISSSYLEAVPVTICGRSHRRTREETIKALEGSDLVSSVLFGSGGIVHVYCTLRRSSELDGLFEFVRNAALLKDAWIGLEAVPRSGKEPATIHDEPLTPLDRRVISSLVKDGRKASAEVAKELGVTAATVNRRLDRLNRIGAIEYAVALHPGFSGDIVSIISIELVEGSDRGAKIAAMRNSLGATVDYYRTFSNVPGMFTCVSWTKTLKDLEMLTNDILKDSDVLKAVPDIIFTGWYHSNWKDIMAMDVTHPKGQ
- a CDS encoding NAD(P)H-dependent oxidoreductase; amino-acid sequence: MKVLVIMGSPRKEGTGSRAVKAIESRLATHGPVQLEVLRLKDANLGQCRGCFQCISRGEELCPMRKEIVAVEEMIEAADGVILVSPGYVQNVSGLMKNFMDRIAYTNHRPRFFGKKVMIVANGGSGLAKTLDALRIAIGGPEVVSELEYTQLPWPMQERSIVKRRADLEKAVDKFYKALQVKDMRPSFNNYMRFLFLKGASVEAKEWLPADHEFYRDLDRYYYDVDVGMGMRIKASLLMPVAKFFMRGMAPQRDGADGSDR
- a CDS encoding HEPN domain-containing protein yields the protein MAKVAVTYGLWLIQDDNMKEAFVLKGKWWTPAYPDNVITGDMNFDPSKGAILNLGGMLRESDTCAIPFKIVLGETVDGRAITLIGSSGIWLEHPYRIVDDGEPDVPTCSALCADVLVIGKHYGSQEEIEFKGLTIDLSYLTDWVKGMEPGPAPSLPRALALDCDIGVIGKLIIGSEGDGSCRLTMDLNNEIGLDQGIEMVRQLRNLMALFMHRSTHEVRVWGAVGRGADDDGSKMKVEVFYPSFANDREANPLELEDMLLPLSSIGADMGNMVSKWFAINENMTQVLDLYFAASQSAELFQATRFLMYMQAIEAYHRHRYRNFEVEPEEHRRRVAVILESIPEQYREWMRDGLEYSNEPSHGQRLKEIYDDLRETMDEFVDDRKKFVFQLTRTRNHLTHLEGNGDDMVLKGSDLVLATMRLRLMLELCLLKELGIERDRMRNAVMRNTMFSQIRI